The Nitrospiraceae bacterium genome segment TGCTTCTTCTTCCGCCCATCACTCCCATCCAGTTCTTCATGGACATTGTGAGTTTTGAAAGACCGTGATGTTTTGCTATGGGTATGTTAATAATTTTGTCTGCTTCCAATATCTCTGTGTATAGAGGCCATGATTTGAGGGCATTGCCTTTTATTGTTATTTCTTTAAATTTCCTCTCATCCACAAAAGAGACTTCCGCGCCTGCTTTTTTTGATGCATCTCCAATCCCGCTCTGAACATAACAGCGTCTCGGATCATTGACCGGCCTGTCAAAGACCTTAACTTTTTTTGCACCTGCCTCGAAACACATCTGGATGACTGTTGCAACAACTTCTGGATTTGTATTTGCAGCATGCTCAGGGAGTCTGTCCCACGCAATGTTAGGCTTTACAACCACAATGTCCCCTCTGGATATGAATTTTTTTATTCCACCCATTGTATCGATAGCTGCGCGAGTAATATTTGAAGGAGATGAACCATGGGCAACGACAAGATCAGGAATCTGCGCTGCCTCGACAGTATTTACAAGCCTGCCTATGCCTGAAGATGCTAGTCCCGCGGCAGCTGCCAATTTTAAAAATTCTCTTCTTTTCATATTCACCCCGCATTCAAGAATTATATTTTATCGGCTTGCCGGCCATTTTATTTTCTATCATACACTGAAGTATCTTTAATTCGTCTGCTTCAAACCATGTCAGCCTGCACAAAGCGCATCTGTCTAATTCCACAAGATACGCCATGCTGTAAAATGAACGCATCATTTTTTTACTGCATTTCGGACAGCTCAGAAGTTCTGCAGGCTGTTTATTATTTGTTTTTTTCATCATTCTCATCTGATTTTCCTTGAGCAGGATGTCTGACATAAGCTTTATTCTATCAGGATAACACCCGTCTCCTCTGGCGATTATGCGGGATATTTTCTCGTCTCCCATCAGAGAGCCGCCGCAGAATCTGCATTGATATACGGTTGTTTTATCATATGTCTTTTCAACAAGATTATGATGACAGACAGGACACTGATAGTCTGTCTTAGGATTATTCTCTAATCTCAATTTTTCTTTAAATACTGTATTTAAGACCTCATTATCCGATGCCTTTGTCAATGTTACACCATCAGGGCTTATCCATGTAAGAGTAGAAAACCATGGAAGCTCTGAAATTTCTTGCAATGAAAAGGGGCCCTGCCACTGATATTTGTTATCGAGCACATAAAACATGCTGCCTGCAGATTTTTTAATCTTATCCTCAAAAGAAGGTTTTTTAGTCTTTTCAAGTTCGGATATATTTGCATGAGCCATATTCAGAAGAACAGAAATTCTTTTACTGATAGGAGGATGAGTGGATAAGAGATCAGCAACAAATCCTTCTGATTCATCGAGTGGACTGGTCGAAGGACTGCTTATGCATAGCATCTCAAGCCCATTGCTTATGAATCCCGCGCCTTTCCATCTGCGCGAGAGCAGATGAAGAACCTCTGCAAGCGCAAGCGGATTTCTTGTCATCTTCACTGCTCCTGCATCAGCCCTGTATTCCCTCTGTCTTGATATAAAGAGATTAAGAAGATATCCGAGTTTTATCAGAATCCATGCAAGTAAAAAAGCAGGCGATGCAATTACAGGCTTCTCGTTTTCTGACAAAGTCTGTATTTTTTCGATAACTGCAGAAGGGATTCCGAAGAGACTGGCTGCAACCGTTGCCTGCTGACAATCTCCTGAGAGTATATGATATGCCTCATGCGCCATCACAGCCTCTAGTTGAGCGCGTGACACTCTTGAGATAAGACCTTCTGTTATAGCTATTACGCCGTTCCCTTTAAGGTCAACTGCCGAGAGCGCATTCATTGAAAGAGTAGGAATAACAACGCATTCTATCTTGTTTTTATTGCCGGATGCGATCTGTATCTCATCGGTTATGTTTAAGAGTTGCTTGTGTATCTCATCCGAAGGGTCTGGATTTATTGCGCCTATATTATTTTTAACATACTGAACAGCATTCGATGCAGAAAAATAAAAGTGAACAGAAGAAAAAATACACGCAAAGATTATAATCGTAGGTATATGTCCTGATGTAATGAGATTGTACATGCCCGAGGGATTGATGAACATCGCAAACGGAACAAAGGCAAGAGCCAAAGCAAATATTGCCCCAAGGTAGATAAAAAACAGAACGACAAAGAATATTCCTATTCTCCATGTCTTCTGTTTCTCGATATCATAGAATGTCAAAGCCATTTAATTTATTTTTTGCGGATGCTCAAGTCAGTATTCGGCACTGCGCGGTCAGCCTCTTCT includes the following:
- a CDS encoding DUF362 domain-containing protein, which gives rise to MKRREFLKLAAAAGLASSGIGRLVNTVEAAQIPDLVVAHGSSPSNITRAAIDTMGGIKKFISRGDIVVVKPNIAWDRLPEHAANTNPEVVATVIQMCFEAGAKKVKVFDRPVNDPRRCYVQSGIGDASKKAGAEVSFVDERKFKEITIKGNALKSWPLYTEILEADKIINIPIAKHHGLSKLTMSMKNWMGVMGGRRSSIHQRIDESLADLGIIIKPTLTILDAVRILTGNGPQGGDIADVKKLDTVIVGVDQVAVDSYGATLFGMKGSDLGYLKIADKMGLGRTDIERLMIKKINI
- a CDS encoding zinc metalloprotease HtpX, with translation MALTFYDIEKQKTWRIGIFFVVLFFIYLGAIFALALAFVPFAMFINPSGMYNLITSGHIPTIIIFACIFSSVHFYFSASNAVQYVKNNIGAINPDPSDEIHKQLLNITDEIQIASGNKNKIECVVIPTLSMNALSAVDLKGNGVIAITEGLISRVSRAQLEAVMAHEAYHILSGDCQQATVAASLFGIPSAVIEKIQTLSENEKPVIASPAFLLAWILIKLGYLLNLFISRQREYRADAGAVKMTRNPLALAEVLHLLSRRWKGAGFISNGLEMLCISSPSTSPLDESEGFVADLLSTHPPISKRISVLLNMAHANISELEKTKKPSFEDKIKKSAGSMFYVLDNKYQWQGPFSLQEISELPWFSTLTWISPDGVTLTKASDNEVLNTVFKEKLRLENNPKTDYQCPVCHHNLVEKTYDKTTVYQCRFCGGSLMGDEKISRIIARGDGCYPDRIKLMSDILLKENQMRMMKKTNNKQPAELLSCPKCSKKMMRSFYSMAYLVELDRCALCRLTWFEADELKILQCMIENKMAGKPIKYNS